AGAATTCCAACAGTTTGGGGTTATCAGGTTTCAGGTctaggaaagagaggaaaagggagggtgGTAAATGGTATTCGAATCTTTTActctacattttccttatccagaaGTATAAACTTCTTTTCGTATGTTTGTTAGctgcttgaaattcttctgtttgttAACTGTGTTGGAATGTTCAGAAAGTATAATCTTCGGAACATTGTTCCCAGAGTTATAATTTGAACTTTGGTGTTCCTTTCATTTAGTGCCTTTATacacttttcttatgttttctgtcctttgtctTGTTACCTGTAATTTCAGGGTGCAAAAGGACAAGAGTATGTGcccatcttgattttctttcttctataagTTTCAAGTAATGTAAGGATGTTACAGTTTTCAGATGGCTCCTTTACTGttgttttttactttgaaatgggaaggaaagctTCTCCACCTTTACTCTCCGCCTTCCTTTTTCTGGCAGCTGTTCATTGCATGTGAAGACATGCTGGGTGCCATCAGTAGGTCACCAGGTGGAAAGGGGATAGCTTTGCATGCTTTATGTGGAGTTAAGAGACAAACTGGGCTCCCAAAAGATTTCCACGAACCAGATATCCTATCAGATGGGAGTTGAAGGTGTCAAGGTGCTAAGAACCTAGGTTGGTGCTTTGAACTGACTTGGTAAACTTGGGATTAATAATAAAGTGTATGCCTTTTTGAGTGTCCTACAGTCTCGAAGGCATGGCTTCATCTGTACCATACCTTTCTGATTGAAGAGATTGTTCCAGGgtttttggttaaaaatttaaatccaccTCTAGAGATTGTTTTATGCAGCTCGATGTAGAAGTTTTCAGTGCtgaatttctttcctgtgtttgttcTCTGGTGCTTAAGAATCAGTAGCTAATGATTCATTGAAATcacttttctttgctctgctgTGTGGAAGGTTTATACCCCCTAAAAAGATTCATATATTGCAAGACTTAAAACGTGATGCAGCCTCAGAATATGTGAGCTACTGGTATTCTGTAGAGGTAGCAGAGCAAATATgctatgttgaaatttttttaactttaaaaaaaattttatcttgaaaCACTTGTAGATTtatatgcagttgtaagaaatactaGAGACATCTCACATCTCCTATAACCTTTATCCTGTTTTTCTCGGTGATAATGTCTTGAAAGACTGTAGGAAACAGTAACACATCCAGAAACTTGACACCGACACAATccagactttatttaaattcccaagTTTTACTTAGACCTATCTGTGACATTGTCAggtagaggaaatgagaaagaaagagagtgtatGCATAATTATTTGTAGGTAATGTTACCATACATGTAGTTTGTAATTCCACCATCACAGTAAAGATACAGAGTAAGTCCGTCACAAGAATCCCTACAGTCCTgtcctctgctcccagcctcttCGGCAACCACTCATCTGGTCTCTCTCCAGTGATGTGGTCATTTCAAGAAGGTTTTGTAGATGGAATCATATATATGTTACCCATtaagagtagatttttttcacttaatcataAATTATTTAAGGTGAATTCAAATTGTGTGTTTTACTAGTTATCCCTTTTTACTCTTCAGTTGGTATTCCATGCTGTGGACATACTTCAGCTGTAATATCCACCCATTGTAGggtatttgagttgttttcagtttggggctatGATCAGATAAAGCTGCTAGAAACACGTATGTAAAGGTTTTGATGTGAAaatagttttttctttccttagaataaatgcccaagagtataCTTACTGAGCAATGTATTGACTGTGTTTtggcttttttgatttttttgaccATGTCGATGAGAATGAAATACCTGCTGTTAGACATTGCTAAACAATACACCTTAAATGGAAAACTGTCATCTTAAGTTCCTTTTAATTCTATTACAGTTGGTGtttgaaaatacaatcttttgcctttggaaactGTGAGAATATGTTGAAAACTAAATTAGCTTCTACTAAAATTTTTGGAGGGTTGGGTTTTCACttataacagtattttttaaatattataatacacaATTCACCTGTCAAACGATTTAGCGAGTTTATACATGTGTCCAttaaacagatatttatggagagagggagagagaatcctgaagcagactccccactcaagaTGAAGTCCAACGccaggctggatgccaggaccgtgagatcgggacctgagctgaaaccaagagttgaccgTGCATACCATTTGATTTAAATGgtaaagatgttttttaattcCCAAGATACCCATTGAAGGGCAAAGGTCAAAATGGCTTCAGATGGCCTTAGAGATCCAGGCTCCCTCTGCTACTTCTTGGCTCCCTAAGGCTGGTTCCTCACAGTTGGTAGAAGACCTTCACTGGTAATTTGGGCGTCAGCTCCTGGTTTAGAACACTAAAACTTTGGTTCCTTGTAGTGTACACCAGGGAGAGTTTAGGCTACCATAGCATTTTCCAGGTTGTGTATATCAGAGTTCAGGCTACTGCACCATTTTCTAGGTTGTAGCTATTATGTTTATTGGTACCTGGTTTTCCAACTGCGACCTGCCTAAGGGATGTGAAAGGACTGGTACCTATTACAGAGCTGGGGGAAAGGCTTAGGAAGTCATTCAGGTGAGTTTTAGGAAACAATCTTGGAGCTCTTTTCCCATAGACATAGAACTTGTGGTGGAGCAGAGTTGTCTGACTGGCTCTTGCCAGTGAGTTTGCTGAGGGAATAAATGGTGGCAGTCTTCTAGGTGAGGTATGAGGTGAGGTGCTGTGCTCtgtagggtcctgggaagggagtTAGGCACCTGAGCAAATAAAGAGTAGAAATGGCCACCTGCGAGGGGTGGAACGGTGAGGGGCTGTGTACGTGAGCACCAAGACAGATGGCTGAGTCTGCTGAAGTTTGTAATGGTGCATGAAATGTGCCTCTGATGACCTTTGGAGGTAGCTGATTGTCCTCGTTGACCTGCTTCCTGAGAACTGGGCCAGAACCTATTGACCTCCCCTCACTTGCCTCGTTTCTTCCCTCTTATGTCTGCAGTAAGCCTCAGCTACTGGCACGATCCTTCCATCCAGCATTGTATAAGACTGTCTAAGGAGAAGAAGGCCTCCAGAATTAACAGAGGCAagtgactccctccctcccctcatcaGCCCAGAGGCCTGAGGTTTTCGGGGTTCATTCTTCAAAAGAGAGAGTTCCAGTGTTCATGCTCTCCGGTGGCATATGAAAGTGCTCATTTCCCAACATACTCACCAGCACAGGGACCTTTTCATTGTGGTTCATCTGTTGTGTGAAAAATGTGACCTTACAGTATATTTGTTATTGTATTCCTCTTACATGGGGGCTGAAATTAAGGATCATTTTTATATGCTTAAGAACCATTTCTAGTATCTTTTACAGTGAACTGTCCAGGTAAGGAATCACCTTTTTGGCCATATTAAAGTGATAATAACACTATTAGGCTCTGCAAGTCCTTTCTATAAGGAAGGCAATGAAAAGATTTGAGATGGGAGGGTGACTCATTCTCGATCAGATTGAGAAATTAGCCAAATGACCCCACGTCCTTGGGCATGCAGGGAATCCTGGCCAAAAAGATAGAGCCTCTGGGTAGATtttgtaagaaatgcaaagaaagtttaaagtgACAATCAGGACAAGGACCTTCCTTTGAGCTAAGGGTGAACCCAGGCTTTAGGAAGATGGGACCAGGCCTGCCTAAGAGGCCTGAAGCCTCCGTCCGGGGCTCCTGAGGCAGCTTATGTAACCAGAGGCGGGGTCCCACCTTGGAGCACTGGGGACCTGGTTGCCCTGAGGCAGCGAGTCAGCAGcctgtctgccttctttctctgcatGGGCTGGCATGTGCAGAGTGCTTCCCAAGTAGGgtgtggtgagcatcttttcagtttttgtttcaacaTCCAGTCTGTTGTGGATGATACTGTGTAACATACAACAAAAAtgatttcctagaaataaaatgcaagataacCTGTAAACTACAAGCTCAAATGATTTATTAGGAGAATCAATAGACACCTAACTCCTATATCACATTGCAGTACATTTCTAAATGCTGCTCACGTTCTGTTCTTAAGATAGTTACACTTTAAGCAACAGGGCTATAGAACacagattttatcttcctttcccccttttattcACCATCTCCTTTACCCAAGCTCCTCACCCTGGAGCTGAATAAGTCCATTTTGGGGGCAATGTTTGCTCGTGCCTTCCTCTCCTGCAGTCGGTCTGTGAGGTCAGTTTATAAGCATAGAGACTTTTACCCACACAGGTTGGAGATGAAGGGAACATGGTTAGAAATacggctttattttattttattttattttattttattttattttatttcattttgcttggaCATTTATCTGCCCCATATTCTGACCGCAAAATATTATATCGTCTTGATCTCGCATGTTGACGTTTAGCTGAGTCCTCAGTAGTTTGCACCTGGGCACAAAAAGCATATTTCAAAGAGGAACATTAATATCTGATGTTTTGATGTAAAACACTTGTCTTTCCTGTGTACAATCATAGGACATTTTATggtaatctttaaagattttatttatttatttattggagagggaaaaacaggctgtcagctgagcagggagcagatcctgacctgagccaaaggcagatgctttaccgactgagccacccaggtgccccaagggacatttttatttctaagatctttatttccaccattaaatcattaaatagatTGTAGTTACTTTGGTTCCAGCAGgtttaagttaaaaagaagacaatgtGAAAGTCTTGATTTCTCCCATGAGTCCACAGGAAAATCACTGACCCCAAAGAAGAGCAGCCGaatcctcatttcctcctctcctaggGCGGGCTCTGCAGGGATGCTTTCTGATCTCACTGAGCGATaacttgtctctgtgtctctttctcaggATATTTTGCTCGAGTCTATGGCGTCAGTCAGCTGATAAGGGCATTTCTGCAGAAGACAGAATGTCATTGTCAAATTCTAAATCTTGGGACTGGGATGGAGACCACCTTCTGGAGATTAAAGGTAAATGAACATTCGCCCTCTTCTTTCCCGAATTGTTTCATTTGGGAAGGTGCCCGCCtggttcaaaatgttaaaaatatattaggaggAGATGCAGCGACCGCCTGTCTCCTACGCCTGTCCCCAGCTACTTGCACCTGCTGCTGCCATCAGCCACATACTTGATGTCACCGGGGCCCCGGTGAAGGATGGGTGCCTGGCTTCTCATCCTCTGCTGTTACCAACAGGGGTCCTGATAAAAACCCTTGTCGACGTGACCTCTGTATGAGTGGAAGACCCTGACAGTGGGACTGTGAGCGCTAGACCCTGTTGTCTGCTGTATTCACAATCACGAAGATTTTATTGTCAGCGTGACAGTGTCTTCAGTACAGTTTAGAGATGTGCAAGGCTGGTGATAGTGATATGTACAAAGGCCTTTCATAGCTGCTCCCTGATTTCATCCTTCAGCTGCTCAGTTAACGATCAAGAACAGTTTTAACTTCTCTCACAGGAAATGAGACGGTTCCGGTTAGTGGCAGAACGAGGACCGAATAGACTGTAGGTCCCGCAAGTCCTGGTTGCTTCTGTGTTTCTCTGTACAGAGCCTTGCGCTTGCTCAGGGGGGTCTTTGTGGTCCATCAGTCGGTGGTGCCTGTACCTCGGTGGCCATCGTTTGACGGATGGAGCTGGAACAGAATGTAGATGCAGATCGTGTGCAGTAGGAACAGATGCCACTGGAGAAATGCCTCCTCTCAGCCCCACGTCCTTTCAAATTGGTCCCgaggtttgttttttccttcgtGTCATATACTTGGGTTGGTCAGGAATACatctgacattttcatttctggTCCAGGTACACTGAGACTTAGGTACCCCTTCCAAGGATAAGGTTATCTCCCAGTAGTAAGGAGGGCAAATAGCACAGGGTAGAAAAGATTTAGTGGAGGTGTTTTGGATCAGGccaaaaggttttttaaaaaactcaagtcTCCTTGAAACAAAAGAATGCCTGTTCCTACCATCTTCATGTTCATTCCCTGCTAGAAGGTAAAACCACCtcacttgacaatggcaaggtctCCATTATCTTGTAGGTCTTCCTTAGCAtaggaaagttcttttgaaacccttCCCTGTCCTTACCTCCCCCACCTTTCAAGGGTGTGTCAGTTCCCCCCACAACACTGATGCCACGCTTTCTGTGCACggatcctgtccccgtgctttaataaaaccaccgtTTTGCACCAAAGAGGTTTCAGGAACTCTTTCTCgacatcggctctggacctcaccccaccaaacgtCACCTACATTCCAAAACTCTATGACTGTTCCCCTGTCTACCTGCCACTTGGcattatttctatcatttcctaCAAATGATAGCAAAGGAGGCACTGCTAGGCTGTAGGGGACAGGCTTCAACTCTGGAAACAGGATCAGTGTGCACTAAGTTCATAGAGTGGAGTAGCAAccaaattaaacacaaaacaaagccaCTGAGTGAAAAGTTATGGGGAAGGACCCCCAAAACCTCAATAGCAAGTttagaaaatgagaggggaaggaaaagcattttgGTTCACACACACTAGAAGAACTGTCACATGTGCTTTGACCAAACAACACTCCCCATTTGACCcaggttttgggggaaaaaacaaaaaagcaaaagctgtGGAAGACTCACACTTTGGTATCTCATCCAGAATAAACAGTAAGTAGGTCCAGTACAGCCAACAGCCCTAAGGACCTTGAAAGCTGTGCCCCAGATAACTGGGCATATGACCATCACCTCCAGGAGCTCTCAAAACCACCAGTGAGTGGTTCCTATTCCAACAGCCAGAAGGTCTACAAACCCTGGCATTTGCTGACATTTCATAATGGATAATGTTTCCTGTCAGGCATTaaagcagaaaccaaagaaacttgGAGAGGATCTGCATCCAaacccagagggagaaaggaatttttaaaagctctttaaaataataaaaagaaaaataaacctaaaagtCAGCCCAAAGCGTTTCCACAGTTCTTTTctcccagaggcctgggtttggagGCAGCAGCACCTCTACGGTCCCTCCATGGATACCAGGAACTCTGGAGGCAGATCCTATTGGCCCAGACATCCCCTTAATTCTTTCCTGCAATTAGGCACATGGAGGCTGAGGATCTACAGAAGTAGGACACCCCCGAAAGGCAAAGAACACCTCCCCCAGAGCACAGCATCCACGGGGCCTCAGGCACATCAGTGCCCAGAGTTTTCACCCAGGTCAAACCCTGAtgcggggggcaggggaaggctcAGGTGCAGTCCCCCCAGGGCGATGCTGGGTGTGGCCAGGACAGAGGGCGGTGGACACCCCCTGCAGGGGGCGTCTTAGAAAGGCCAATCCACCAAGTAGCTCTTCCCAGACTCTGGCACTGGCCCAAGCTGgcctccagtctgtggcttggcgCAGACCCGGACCAGGACCCCTTGTGCCTGGTgcgtggtggtggcaggggacgGGAGCACGCCACCAGGAGAGCCGCCAGCCCTCCCGTTCCGGCTCCTGACCTCACCTGGCACAATCCTGGCCCGAATGGGCACATTTACAGGCCAGGGTCTGGTTGGACAGCTGCTTCACGCAGCAGAATTGCATCTTCATCGTGGCGATGGGGTGGGCAGCGAGGCTCCTGCGGGGCAGCTGCCAGCGCGGTTCCTAACCCTATCCCCTGGACTAGCATCAGTCAGGACTGGCAAGGGGGGTGGAATCGGGCCTCTGCTGCTGCACAGCTGCCACTCTGTGCGGGCGGAGGACCCGCAGACCAGGCGTGTCCACCATTCTGCCCAACCGCCTGCCTGGTCTAGGCGCACTGTGGGAGGTGATAGAGGCGCAGCGTTGGCAGTGGCCAGTGAACCGCCAGAGCAAATCACGACCAAGCTGTCCCTGCAGAACTGATGGGGCAAGAAGGGACAGGGCACTCTGGAGCCACTGGAGGCTGGAAATACACAAAGTCTCCATGAGGGCCATCCTCTGTGCAGATAAAGACCTCTGTGAAGTGCCCTGAGGATCCACTCTCCTAGCTGGATGGATGTGTGTGACCCTATAATTTACACCAGAATGAAAAATGTACTATTGGGTGGAAAGACCATATCACAGGACTTTGTGTATTGTGATCCCACTTAGGGGGAAGTAGAGGGCCATGTGCATTTTCTgggggcaggcacctgggtgcaGTCAGGCGGGATCATGCACTAGGGGCACACCCAGGACAGGCACCAAGGAGGACAAGGGGCCCAGGCCTGGTTGGGAAGTTGTGGGGatgtgctgtggggacagggacCCGGACCAGTGGCCAGAGGGCCTTGGCTGTTTGGAGCTACCTGACCAGCAGAGGCGCGTGGGAGTGAGCGGCAGGAGGTGGGGTggcagggtggaggggtaggAAAGGGGCATGCAGGCATTGCCTGGAAAGGTCTGTATGCTTAGGCACAAGGGAGctctggagagggggtgggggaggggcatgcaggCATTGCCTGGAAAAGTCTGTATGCTTAGGCACACCTGAGCTcacaggagggggcgggggaggggcatgcaGGTGCTGCCTAGAAACCTCTGTAGGCTTTTGATTCTTAGCCTTGTGCAGCTTGAGGTTCTGGGACACCTGGCAGGGTAATCCGACTGGGCTGGACGCTTTTGTACCGCGGACCAGGACAGTTGTATGAACGTCAGATGTTCTCCTGGGCTGGTAGGCTGGGCTCTGGCCTAGGCCATTCCCTAGGGGCCGTGGACAGCAGCCAGACCTCTTTGGCCAGGGACATCAATATTAAGAGACATGTGCTTGGGAAAGGGACTTTCCCTGGGGATGCCAGGGATTTGGCAGATGTCATCTCAACCCAGACACAGATCAGTAGACTCCTCCATGAGATTGAAACATTGGAGGCTGAAGTGACTCATTGGAAGAAGTTGTGCCAGTGTTCCACCCAGGGACCCAATACCATCGACCCAGAAATACTGTGGAAACTGAAGAGCCACATCAGGGACCTAGAGCAGCGGCAGAAGCGGGAGCTGCACAAACATCAGCTGGAGGTGGCGGGGTTGCAAAACACCCACCGGTGGAAGTTAGCAGACCTCAATGACCGGCACCGCCAACAACTTAGAGACTATCAACGGATGGATCGGCTCTCCAAAGAGGAGATTGGGAAACTCACTCAAATTATCCAGCAAAAGGATTTGGAAATTCAGCATCTTTCTAGGAATATCTCTGCGGCTTCTCACTGCCAGAATGGGCCCGTGGAACAACTTCAGCACCAATTGCAAGAGTGTACTTTGAAAAGCGTACAGGTCTTGGTGGTCTTAAATGAGAAGACAAGGGAGAATAGCAATCTGAAAAGGAACTATCACAGAATGACCGATCGACTTGCTGCCGAAGAAGCAGAACTCCAGACGATAcaagaggaaaatcaaaaacTGTCCACTAGAATAGAAAGCAGTGGCCTAGAGTTGTTTAGAGAAACGATTCGGAATTTGTCACACATTATTCAAGAAAAAGACCTGGAAGTGGATGCGTTAAGTCAAAAATGCCAGACTTTAAGGACGATCCTGCAGACACCCAGCACTGGTCATGAGGTTGGAGGAGTTTCTATTGATCAGTTCCAGCAGCTTCTACAGGAATGGGACACATTAACACAGCGGGCGAAGATCATGGATGAGTGGAAAGAGCAGGTGCTGACCACAGTCCAAAATATGAAGCGTGAGTCACCCCAGCTTCAGAGAGATCTGCGACAACTCCAGGTGTGGACTTGCACCAACAGCGAGGTTTTGAAACCACAGACGACCTCTCTTGACCAGATCCACACTTACCAAGGACATGAGATAAACTTAcaagagctagagaaggaactggCACAACTTCAGCTCCGCATCGAGAAGCTCTGCAATGCCAAGGACCTCCTTTTAGGGAACCTTGACATGATTTTCCTCCGGCCCCCCAGCGACTCCGCAGAGGCAGCCAACTCTCTGAAGGAGGTGAAATCTGACCGAGTGAGTGAGTCTTCTTAGGTGCTCCTAGAGGAGGTAGAAGAGCTCAGAAAATCAGGGCAAGGAAAAGATACAATGATTCAAACCCTCCAGGAAGATCAGCAGAGACAGATTTCTTTAGGGGCTGctatgggggaaggagaagggaagccacAGGAACACAGCGATTCTGATTCCCAcatggagcagcagaaggagaaacaggctgttcTACAAGATTTCCCTCAGCCTCAGGAGCTCCGAATCCCAGCGAAAAGTGAGGAACTGCTTTCTTTACAGGAGAAGCTCAGGGGCCAACTGAGTGAGAATGAGCTGCTGAGGCAGGCATTCACCAGTCTGAAGGAGAGGATAGCAGATTTTGAAATGGTTGTGTGTCggctgaaagaggaaaatgcaaagatgGTGGAAACATGTagagaaaaggacatggaaaATCAGGCCTTGCAAGAGACAAATCGGCTGCTTTCAATgatgcagagggaggaggaatccCAGCTTGCCACGATGAAAGAGAAGGCACTTGCTCTGGAGCAACTGCTGCGGGAGAAAGAACAGGGTGAGAGCGGGGAATTGAACCGGCATGTAGACGCAGTTCAGTCAAAGCAGGAAAAGGCAGTTGTGGGTCAACAGGAGAAAGATGATGTCGtgttggcacagaaacagaaagaaatggaaatctgtGCCCACCAGAAGGAGGGTCACCAGTTACATGAGAGAGAATTGAGCTTaacccaggagctggagagagggcggCACGTCACTGAAGAAGCCCAAGATTCTCGTCGCCTGGAACCTTTGGCTTCAGAAAACCAAGTGGCTCATCTAAGAGAGGAAGTGATGGTCCTGCAGGGAAAACCCGTTTTGTCTTCTGCTGCCATAGAAAAGGGCAGCCATGGAGCCAGTCTGCAGGTAGAGTCGCTGCGGGAGCAATTGCACGTGGTCACCCAGCAGAAAGAGGAAGCGGTGCTCTGGTTTGCCGCCTCCCAGGAATAGGGAAGGCACTATGATCGAAGGCTAGTGAACCTCAAGCTGGAACTCGCTGAATGGATGGAAAAGGCAGACGccctagaaggaaaactgaagtcgTTACACGGACGATTGCATCAAACAAATGCCGACTTGGAGGTCAAGGAGGACAAACTCCAAgagttcaagaaacagaatgaggtTCAGCAGGAAATActggaggacacacagaagaaactCTTGACATTAGTAAGTAAGGCTGAAGGAATGGTGGACAAAACCCTCCTAAGGAGACTCTTTGTGGGATCTTTCCAGGCAGCTGATGCTAACGGCAAGAAGCGTTGAGGTTGATGGCAAGCACACCGGG
The DNA window shown above is from Neovison vison isolate M4711 chromosome 11, ASM_NN_V1, whole genome shotgun sequence and carries:
- the LOC122889814 gene encoding leucine carboxyl methyltransferase 1-like isoform X2 is translated as MSAVSLSYWHDPSIQHCIRLSKEKKASRINRGYFARVYGVSQLIRAFLQKTECHCQILNLGTGMETTFWRLKIHALYTVTCQEDWNGGQRPLKEIGDPETRPLNETF